The genomic interval TTTTTTAATGAGTATCAAGAAGAATGGGTTAGAATGGTCTCAACTCTATCTAGTGATGCTTGCAATCTTCCTGAATTCATGTTGAACAACGGTTCACCAGTACCCAGAGCCCTGTTGAATGCAACATTTCAGCAAAAagctataaaattatatatacagAAATATCTTGCATCAAAAAGAGGAACACATggataaccaaaaaaaaaaaaaaagaatcaccATTGATTGCTGAACAAGAGTAAGCAGTGTTACAGTCATCCATTTTTCTAAGGAGTGATTTTGGAATCTTATATAAGTAAACATAAACTCTCATGATTACTTCATTGGTAACTGCATAGAAGATCAAAGAACTTGCCCAGTAATCTCTGGAAGAACATAATCTGCCCTCCAACCAAATCGAAAATCCACCCCAGGACACAAGCCCAGAGATGTCTTATTCCGGATCCGGGATACTCCATCTCCACCTAAACATGTAGTGAGTTTCCATTTCCAACCAGTTGCatgcaattgaaaattatgGCCTATGCCAACCTGCAATTTTACAAGAGTTTGAGCATCATTGCTGCAAAATTTGGAATAAACAAGAGCCAATAAAATCACGCAGATACAAATAGCATATTTATGAACTCATGTGGAACATCCTATCAAAGATAAAACTCTATCTAATACAGCCAGAGGAAAAGGGGATTAAGTTAAATGATTAACCTGGAGATTCAGAAATTTGGTTACAGGGATCTTTTTCGAAAGAATGCGTACATCCTGGTGGATAGGCTCATATATGAACTTCCACGGCCTATTAGGGGACAAAGGCTTCAGTATGATCTTTGCTTGGTATTCATTGACTGGAGCATTATAGAACTGGGCCATAACATgagaaaaattcataaaacaaaagaacaCCAAACATTGACTTGTAGATTGtaaggaaaaatatatatacattaagTTGTACGCAGCAACTAGCCAACTACATAGCAGATGCCCttccaaatttcaaaaatgtGCAATGAACAAAGATGAGTGCTCGTCAACTATTCAAATCCATCCAATGCAGCAATGCCCAGACATAAGGAGAAAAGGCATACTTGATTATTACAcgtattattttcatttctatcAAGTGGAACATTTTGGGCCATCCAACATTCTGTTCAATCGCATTAAGTTATATAATAAACTTTGAATGAAGCAGGTATAAGtcccctttttattttcagaacaGCTTAAGACATAATGGCAGCTTTTGTCCAACCTACAACCTTCATCAATAACTAATAAAGCAATATATTAACTTCACGAACTGCATTTTCAAGTATCTTAACTGAAGATAAACTCCCATAGAAACTCCAGATTTTGAGATGCCATACTCTTCATTATTGGTTCCACCCAAATACAACATAGACCTTATACATACATTAATCAATGGTAAAATTGtgcaataaatcaataatttagcTATTGTAAGAGACAAGCTCATGATTGTTTGCAAAATTAACCATCATCCACagtaattaaaagttaaaaattgtTAAAGCATGAGATAGGAAATACAATAGAACAAATGAAAACAGTAAAAGGCATGGGAACGGAATGAACCTCTAAATTGACACCAACTCGAAAcccttcaatttcttttctaaacTTGAGAAACAGCTCTGATGGCATCAAATTTATGCTGTAAAGCTCATCCCACGAAGTGGGTTCCTCCCCATTTGAACCCGCTTCCATTTTTCAAGCAATATTAAGCTGcgcaaattttgtttttttttaaaaaaaaaattgcaagaagTTTAAACCCAATAGCTCATGTGTTTCATGCACTACAGAAGGGAAACAGcaacagaaaaataataaatcatacGTAGAGTAGAATTGTGTGGGCTCTGAGTTGAAGAACTAAAAGCTTTCATAGAACTCGATAAATAGACAGTGCTGCAACTTATTTCTACGGGAAATATTCTAGGAGGGGGCGTGCTATCCCCGGAGTCGGCACTcgtaattttctaaattttaaatgaataagCAATTATTTATCATAATAAAGTAAGTTTTTCACAGGGAATAGCCCGTAgattgtctttttcttttaaaaaaataaaaagagtttaataaatctgaatttttttcgAATACCCTATAGTAGACATAAGTTTAAGGTGatatagtataattaaaaaattatattattttttttggtgcatttactttttaaattgagGAGTTGAAATTTAGAATATGAATAATCGATAGTATTtacttgttaaaataaaaaataataatatgaataaaatatgtgaaacttgcataaaatatatatatatattaagaaaTGAGAACTTGATTTCCATGGGGTTGGGAATTaagttctaatttttttaactcctTATTTTACCTCACccaaaatttgtaatttctattttatcctcatataaaatattattatattatattatatggtCCGGCTACAGTGCAACTatggtaccgtgccacagttgcatccagccgttggatgcacTTGAATGGGTGGGGTCTACGGGCATCCAACGGTTGGATGCAACTGTGggacggtaccacagttgcaccacatGTTTTtcctatattatattatattatattatatttttatttttataattcttatttttttgtatttgtttgaTAATAATGCTactaattaatgataataattttaacagcaataataattaattaataattataataatagtaataataactttaacaattattattattattattatagataatataaataatgacaataatcaaCTAAGGTCATTTTAGTATTTTACTAACTTATAacgatttatttttatttaagataaagtaaacacataaatgagAGTATAACTTATTTCGATTTCGATTctgatttttataattaaaagtagATAATGcattcaaattaatatttccattctaattttagtccaatctaattccaatttattctaatttcaacaaattacTAATTAATGAATACACTATTGGAttatttatggttattttcaaaatcagtgtctatttaattaattgttagtGCGTTGAAGTTAATTCtttgaataaatatattaactttaCTCTGAAAAATAGAcaatataatttgtaattattgaACAGAATCATTTACTCCCAGGTTCCACCTTTGACTATTTCTTGCCATAATCCATAAATAGTCAGATACACAATAGCAGACCTTTTAACTGTTCTTTTAGAATTCAGCACTTGACATTCATGATAAGACGACAAATCAAATCTTAAAAAGAACTTTTAAGGTGAAAAATTGATAGTTAATTGTATACCAGTATCTCCCAAATTGAATTTCGAATCAAAGCATTACAATTCTGAGATGCATTCTATTCAATTCTTTTGAGTTATGATGAAACCAAAGTAACTTCACTCAACAAGGTACATGCTACCAAAGTTTCCACAAGACACAAATTAATGCGCAACTGCTCAAGTCACGAACAGAGCAACATCCAACTATGATATTGATTTCTTAACAAACTGCAAACCAAGCACATAATAATCCTTTAAAGCAACAACGCTGgagatttttattatgcataACATGACACTGAAATAACTAAAGGACTTGAAACTAAAACATTAATCTCCCCTAAATTGTTGCAACCCTTGCTAAACTGATGGCGGAGACGGCATCAGCTGGGATTTTGGACGCTTTGGAACATATTTTCGAGCCCACACATGCTTCCCATTGATGGTAAATTTCACTTTGCCCATACCATTCAGAATCACATCAATGGTTGCTGTTGAGCGAAAAACAATTTTTGCAAAGAGAGACTGCTCACTGGACTGCACATCCTGCATGACCAAGGACTCAATACAATCCCCATAGGTTCTTGTGAAGAATTCTCCGACCTCCCTTTCCTGCACAGGATAACCCTTAGAAAATGTAACGAACATGGTCCTATCATCTGGTGGTACCTCATTTTCTGGAGTCACAGACTCTAACACATCACTAGAACCAAATCTCATCTGAGAAAATCCAGGGTGAACCAGAGATTGCTGAAAAGGTTGGGCCGTCATCATCTTCTGGCTATCTGCTATGCTTTGAGCAGCATTCCTGGCAACGGCTCGTTGCATGATGTCATTCAATGCTCTGATGCATACCTCATTGGCAACTTTGGCCACCCCTTCAGTTGCCTTGAGCCGATTTTCATGGAAAAATCTGAGAGAGATTTCTTTGTCCATCACGCTTTGGGTCAACGGAATAACATAACTCTCAGATGAGCAAGCAGAATGGTCGTTGTTAATGCAGTTCAGACATGTGACTGCTTCATCTGCTATTTCATTGATCAATACATCAGGCAAGGTTAATATTTTACTTACAACGTCGTTTAAGCTTGTTCTCTCCAACCAGAGCCATAAGGCCATAATCTGCAAAGATTCCACTGGATCTCGCCATAAGTTGATGGTAAGGAGGGTGTATAACTCCCTGTCAATTGAATGAAACATCTTGAGTTCCTGTTCCGAAACaaaagaagatgaaggaggCATCGTATCTAGGATATGATAGACAACAGTGCTGAGTTGGTGTAGAGAGACCACCAAAATCAACCAGGACCCTGCTAAAATACCAAAATAGTCATTACCATCTTATGAATTTCAGATATGAGGAAAGGAAGAAAAGGATTTGCTGGCTCGGCCTTTTACAAAACTACAGTTGTATGGCTTGGCCATTTACAATAGTACAGTTGTACGGCTTGTCAGAGAAAGAAACGTATTTTTTGATAGACAAAATAGTTCAAATCATCAGACTGCAAGTGTCAACCATAACGAAAGTCATAAAAAACAATACCATGCATTTTGCAAGTAAAAAGAAACCTGCAGGTGTTCTTCTGATGTAGGACTTGTTTCTTTGTGAATTCCTCTCTTTGTGACCAACCAGCATTGCCAAAATGCTCCTGTAGTGATACCATTCTGAGTCCAAGCAAATTTATAGCACTGTGAGCTAAAATGCAAACTAGAAATGAGCTAGACctgtaattttgttatttaaaacataCTATCATAACTGTGTTGTCTTCAACATTATATTATGGAAAAATATACTTCTATGGCAAGGGATAATTAATGATCCTCAAGGAAAACATAGTTGGGGCTATTCatagtttttcctttttcaaggTATCTAAAATTGGCAGTGAGGAAATTATATAAATGCCGAACATAGCAGAGCATATTAAATTACTCAGCAAATGGTTCCAATATCTATCACTGATTCATTTCTACGCCAATCAGCTGATGCTATCAATTTTGCGACTAATTTTGACATCTTAGAAAGCATCTGTTTTTCATATATCAGTTTACTACACATGAAATTTAATAGGGATTGCAAATGAATTTGGCTAGTTTATAAGCAGAAGTAATACATGTGTACATATAGATAAAAGCAGTATTATAATGATAAGTTTTAGTAGTATTTTTCAGTCCTGGTGCAATGTATTACAGATTCTAATTTCACAAAAGTATTGGCTTAATTCACTTATTATACCGGTTTGATCTTGAGGAGGAAACTACATCAATTGTAATCCCTTCACTTATCTTTGATTGTAGTCTCTAGCTTATCTACGTCAAGTTAACCCACAACTTGATACCATatcaaaaactaaaaactaatCTATGAGTTTCAAAAACGACAAATTtcagattaaaataaaattattgacagAAATCAAAGTTTATCCCCTCAAACCACATAGGCacatacaatatttattttactaagtATGAAGATCAACCAGGAAGATTTATCATTAATCCACttgatttcaattaaatacaaTCCTACTATCATCCTGTGATTTGGTATACCAGTTCATGACAAAGAAATACctatttggaatttttttccACTTCAGATTGATCACCATAAGTATATTTCTAATTaggttattattaatatatccGTCAAGCATGATGTGTTTTCAAATCATCTGTAACTTTAACTGCTAATAAGTCACAAATCTTTTTATGTTTTAGCGTAAACTATGACTACCAATTAACAGAAACTTACTGGCGGAATAGCACCAACACCTATCTATTTTATAGGAACTTGCCAATCCAATTTATAGGAACTTACATGCATAAAAGCATCCAAATCTGATCTTCAATATTGCTAAATCCCCGGAATGTTCATTAATTGCAGTCCAAAGCAACAAATCCTCATGGTTAGAGCATTGGAAGCAAATTGCAAAAAGAAGGACGTTGTGGAGGTCTTAGATTGATGGTTGCTGAGAAGTCAGTAGCACAAACCTGGATATCTGTAAGATTTATCATTAATCCACttgatttcaattaaatacaaTCCTACTATCATCCTGTGATTTGGTATACCAGTTCATGACAAAGAAATACctatttggaatttttttccACTTCAGATTGATCACCATAAGAATATTTCTAATTaggttattattaatatatccGTCAAGCATGATGTGTTTTCAAATCATCTGTAACTTTAACTGCTAATAAGTCACAAATCTTTTTATGTTTTAGCGTAAACTATGACTACCAATTAACAGAAACTTACTGGCGGAATAGCACCAACACCTATCTATTTTATAGGAACTTGCCAATCCAATTTATAGGAACTTACATGCATAAAAGCATCCAAATCTGATCTTCAATATTGCTAAATCCCCGGAATGTTCATTAATTGCAGTCCAAAGCAACAAATCCTCATGGTTAGAGCATTGGAAGCAAATTGCAAAAAGAAGGACGTTGTGGAGGTCTTAGATTGATGGTTGCTGAGAAGTCAGTAGCACAAACCTGGATATCTGTAATCAAACATGTATAGAGATACAAAATTGCTAGGTCTGAGTAGAACAAAACATCAAACCTCAACTCAACATTAAGAGGGGTTAAAGTGGAAGGAAGAGGTCATATGACAGGGAACCTTAtcaaatttgaacaattataGTCCAGCCACCAAAACAATAGAAGAACAAGACAATAAAACACCAGAAATACTACTGATTATAAGGGTACATGCAAGAATAAGACACTTAAGAACACAATAGAAAAGGGCAAATATCTATTTATTCCAGTGTAATTTTGTACTTcaaatgctaaaaaaaaattcagccAAATtcagaaagataaaaagatatatttagATATTTGTATGATACAGTGGTGCAATCTAGTCACCGTCTACAAGCCAAAGGAGGTAAGGAAAAAGGAAGAGTACAGCTGAAGATAAATGCTCCAAAATACACATCATAAGCGGTATACCTAAAGCTGCAAGTACAATCGACAAAGACTACAAGATAAAAGAAGTAAACTGACTGCCAGAGACTTCAAAAACATGAAATTTCTTCCGACTTCCAGGTTCATaacatggaaaaaaaaaaaaaaaagaagttaaatttcAATACTATTTGCCGTCCACATCTCTGCCATGAAATGCTAAAACAGTTATATATTAGGACTTGCAGCAGCAACACATTGTAGATCGGACAAGGAGAAAGAACGCCAGGGGGAGTTTCGTCGAAGAGGTGGTGGCGGTGATCCATTGCTGGGAGATTTTTTACCTTGAGGATGTAGAGGTGGAAGATGATGCAAATGTGATGAAGCAATCGAGTCGGAATCCCCTCTGTGATTCATATCACAGCTTTTCATGGTCATTCCCAGAACCATGGCGCTTCGACCACAGTTGGCCGGTTTCTTTGATGCCCCTCTCCCATTACTTTTAAATTGGTGGTTGTGATTCTTATCAAATAAGTTATTATGAGCCAATAGATTCTTGCGTTTCCTGGTGTATGGATCTTCTGGCTTCGCAAGTTCTTTGATAGATGAAGCAGAGGAGACATCAGCTAGGCTTGTGAAAGACTTTGATTTTCCATTATAAAAACTGGATATACCTCTCCTGATATGTGGAACGAAAAATTGAAGCAAGTTTAGAACCATAGAAAACAACACCAAAGTAAGTATAAcaagaactagtaaattgggCTTGATAGGGTAAAATAAACCTTGGTAAATTAGAATAAACACCCCCCATCAACAGCAGTCAAAATAATCTAGTTATAACAACCTAAATatctattgaaaaagaatgcATCAATCTATCACAATCTAATAAATGGAAATCTGACTTAAGATGGAAAAATTAATGTTCTAAAGTGCAGCTTTTCAGCATCTGCAATTACAGGTTTTAATGTATAAGCCCCAACATCTTCAATTTTCTAAAAGCCATCTTTAAAGTTCCCAAAACTTTTAccattcaataaaattacccttaaaaagaaaaatcacacaatcaaaaataaataaatatatataaaaaacacaaaataaaaatgaagaaacccgggggagggaaaaaaaaaaggacctACTTGATAGGCAAAACTTGctccaaagcattcaaagTATCCAAGGGTCCTTTATAGGAGCTCTGCACCTCGTCTGAATCTTCACCGTCCGATGGAACCTCAGAGACGTCACTGTTTCTCCCAATCGACGAAGTACTACTGGAGTCCTCCCTCTCTTCCCCCACCAGAAACCTCCTATCACCGGTGAAAGCTTCAGTCTCCGGTGGATCGTAGACCGACGACACACACTGCATGAACTTGGACCGTTGGATTGGATTACTGTTGTTTCTTTCCAAAGCAATCGACATCGTTCAACCCATAAATGAAGATCGATCAAATagaccaaaaaaatattaaaaaaataacagcaAAAGGCCTGCAAAGTTTTGggtacaaataaatattataatagcAACTGCTGCTGCTGCCTACTGTTCTTGCACATGGGCTGGCGATATTTTCACCATTGCTTggatgagagagaaaaaagaaagcttTAGATTTtcgtttaattaattgattaattaggattttaaaatggaaaaataaataaaagaagaataaatgaTGAAGGTGCAGCCTTATCCTGCTCGTCGAAAAATGTCGTCTTTTAATGTTGGGAAGCCAAAAGAAGATTATCTGTTtcagatatttatttataaatctataaagtttaaaaaaaaaatggggcGATAGAGTTGTGGGCAAAGGTAGACACAGAATATGATGCTTCGAGTCTGTACAACTAGTCAACTACAAGGATAGGGTTCACTCTTGTATGCCGCGTGGATGgcttgattttgatattggtTTCACAGATCGTTttatccatttttttctttttaaaaatgtttaaattgaAACAGATTACtggaaaatataatttgtgagaaaataataataataataataataatgaagcTAACAAGTGCTTACAAATGCATGGTGGGGTTGGATTAGTGGCTAATTGTTGTTCCTCGTTAATGTCAAGTGTGTAattagtattaattaattaatatgattcGTAGATCCTAATTGTAATTAGTTTAggccataaaaaaaatttaaaaatggacgcacaaaatattattttaaaacttcaatGGAGAGAGTAACAAGGGGTTCGTGTTAAATTGTGTGCGACATTACCCATGTTTGATTTAGCTGCAAAACTCGCGTCTCCCAAAGTATTTTTTTGTGGatctatttcaattttagttttttacttaaaattttaacatatgttttgaatcaataatttaatccaTTTTGATGgttaataatcaaaataatatttaataataattagccAAACCATTTAagatatatgaatttaattcaCTATCCAATTAAAACGCCATAGCTACCCAGTGAACCATTGATCTCGCTTGAATTCGCATCTAAATACTGTTCATGGTTGGTAAATTCTTGAATTGAAAGGTCATTGTTTTTagcaaaaaaaagaaaggtcaTTGAACCCTCGAACTTCTAGCAAATAAAATGTCATCTAACTTACCATTTGGGCTTTGCTACTGTGGTGAATCACTACTCTCTAAGTTAAGGAAGATTATGAGGGTAGTGCTTCGTTAGGGATAGCAAACAGTGGGTTTAGACCAGgcttttttaagtttatatcCAAACCCACTTTAAGTTTAGCGAGAGGGTTTGGGCCGGGCTCAGGTTGGACTTaggctttatttatttttaaattattataaatttaaaataaattaatgatcaataagttattataattataaataaattaaagaaaatgaatattttaaagtaaataaaagttcataactttaattttctttaatactgaattctctaattcaaacactctcttaattaattaacacaaaAGAGAGAGtttagtatcataattttaggtttttttgaatcatcatttatttataagttaagaatttaagttttctttttttttaaattattttttttaaatagtggGCCTGGGCCGGCCCTAAGCTTTTTTGCCCACCTTAATTCGAGTCTCTATAGGCTCAATCTCCCTCAATTAAGCGAAAAAATGTGTggagttaatttataaatttttctccCTTACAAAATATGAGTTGAACAGAGACATTCCTCGTCTGTGAGGGTCATATGtttgggcatgtacttcatacAATTAAcgtaataatataaattccaactatatatctaattataaatatcaatataatattgtaaatatcaatgtAATATCTGCTCTAACAACAATTGTAAATTTTGTGTaatcagttttttttataaaaaatgtcATCATTTTTGGAAGCATTATTGTCCTAACTCTCGTAGGCAATAATTATCCTCTTGAGGTTATATCTCAATTGTATTTGTTGTAATGTATCGATCTAACGGTTTAAGAATTGtccaatttatttaaaaaatgtacgGTGAATGTCATTATTAAtcacattaaaattatagttcgGGCggcttaaaattatttttttgaaatggctaaaagtgatttttgtaagtaaaaattatatgttgaAAAGTCATTTTAGAAGTACTCTTTAGTAATATCACTCCTACTATAGAATATATTTCGAGTGACACTAGAGGAGAATTAGTTTTCACTTAATTATATGTTTACAAAACTAGGATACAATgattgtataaaaaatttatgattattagcttttgaaatttacatatttatttatttttccacgGATACTCCTAAGATTTGCATTTTTGTATGagtatattatttgtataattgATACAAAGTTTTAGAAgtaatgattttcttatttgCAAGAGAGTGACAGCGGGAGTTAGGACTTAGGACCACCCCCGACTTAATGGTTCACAACTCTctattctaagttaaaaatttagtgATTCAATTCTCTTCATGTACTttgtttgaataaatttttatcccGCTTAAGTGATCTTCAATTAACCGGAGGACGGTCTGATAAATGATGTACTAACAACGAAGTTTGGAAGTTAGGATTTAGTGTGAGATTAGATTAAGTTGgggattaaatattttatttcatgtgTTGGTAACTTTgtttggattggattagagaggattaaatttaaatttagtcctTAAATCATAAGATTAATAATCCCAATTTGTAAGTGAGTTTAGATGGGATtagaataaatgaaaaatatttatttatttgtaatatttctttcatatataacacaatttttttatttgtcacttaaaatttaattaattaattaattattttattcatgatttacgtgaaatttattttttattttatttttatagtctaattaaatatgtattttactccaataaaattaactatttaataaattgttacaataattgattgtattaattttaataatcattaatttaatattaaaaataatcatggaaattaattgattatatatatatatatattgttacaaaaattaattaattaattaaatagtttattaatttatatttgtccattataattataactaCCAGATAACTAATTTACTATACATTTAGgtggtgtttgttttttttttctgaaatctgaatagacctgaattagtatgaattctgaatagatctgaatgtataaatctgaataatatgtttgttttttcatctgaatctcagaaaataagtattaaattatttatttttttttcaactgaaaaagctgaaaatatgtatttttacatttgtatccttattaaatttgaatgtcaaataaataatatattaaataccacaatattttaacatttatatgtaaaactatatttaagtgaatacattattattttagaattttaatatataaaataccataaatttcaaattttatcgtatatgatataagaaataaaaaacatgaatatttttatgtggggtaaatgtcTATGGATGAGTTTTGTGatagatatgaaaaataaattataaaacatggatattttttacattagtaagtaattgacttaattcaaatttcttccttaagtaaaaagccaaaaaaattggcttattttattaagtcaaaattatctaaaaagtctcattaagttataaaaacaaacatctttaattaattaagttaagtcactttaagttattaagttaaaacacaaacgccaccttaatgttcttattaattacctttaattaattttaattattactcttaaatattcataaatattttttctgtatttaaatatgatttaacgATGTCCGATTTGTaccaaacataatataatattgtataaatccaatataatccaatccaaattAATTCAGTCCAATCATAATATTTAGTCCAATCTAATCCTATATGCCAAACACAACCTAAGcactcaattaaaaatatgaaatttagatgtaattaattacacaatctcttttttttttttgaaaatctgcaattaaattagaaatttaaaattttaacatcataaaattattttaatttttagtttttcaaatgtaaaaaaattcgAAGGAAATTGCATGCAATATGCtccaaaagattaaaaaaattataaatatatacttttgAGTAACTTTACAATAAAGGAATGAAAAGAATCCAAGAATaagttaaagataaaaaaaaatcaagtacaCTAATTCAgtatattttatcataaaatatattatttttttaatcattttaactCATTAAATTTTGTACTGTAAAATTACTCAACCCTTTATGAGTTGCAATCGATTTTCACATGGATTTTATTAGATGAGCTGCGAAAATACAACAACACCCTTAGTTTTAATCACTCGACCCTCCCGAATCTTATATGTGAATATGTAATGTACCGACCAAACTTACAAGTATTTTAATGTAGGGGCTATGCACCATAGTTTGATggagtgtatatatatatatatatatatatatataattttaagtttttaaggATGACGATAAAAATGATagttttttgaatttcttaaattatatgcatgtaacttaacattaacttaat from Citrus sinensis cultivar Valencia sweet orange chromosome 9, DVS_A1.0, whole genome shotgun sequence carries:
- the LOC102617374 gene encoding uncharacterized protein LOC102617374; this encodes MEAGSNGEEPTSWDELYSINLMPSELFLKFRKEIEGFRVGVNLEFYNAPVNEYQAKIILKPLSPNRPWKFIYEPIHQDVRILSKKIPVTKFLNLQVGIGHNFQLHATGWKWKLTTCLGGDGVSRIRNKTSLGLCPGVDFRFGWRADYVLPEITGALGTGEPLFNMNSGRLQASLDRVETILTHSS